The Thunnus albacares chromosome 21, fThuAlb1.1, whole genome shotgun sequence genome window below encodes:
- the LOC122972183 gene encoding myeloid cell surface antigen CD33-like gives MRFMAALSTKMLTDNMLLSVFFLTGALAACPDYSHLFITAPLEMEALSGSCLQIPCNFSGLPRQTFDSRRTTFGMWIKNDHNFPRYPRNVIFNSSQTVNTYPINITGNLSQNNCTTLFSSLNTTYTDKYFFRIESSEFRATAVCDPVQITVKDSPPSPRIKISGELKEKESVTITCSAFTPCPHSPPKLTWNLQQDAHNKIEENANQTFTTKIQTTITLSDQQDGYNITCSSSYSVNEGQNAKSAEEKVTLSVSYAPKDTSVRISPSGLVSPGSWVNLTCSSRAKPAANFTWFKISKDGPMKVSEGDFYSFNVTDGGVYHCVATNDLGNQTSEIDLTIEADGSLKLGALLGGIFVIIVLICLVVCVCTLMFFKRSKSTHPTPQQTESQTGEEKPAKTEEEQIHYGEISFSKRRPGPSSDSAQDSGQQQDTVYAQVKASKPTNSLAQTVDSPEDLYATVKKK, from the exons ATGAGATTCATGGCAGCCCTGTCTACAAAGATGTTGACAGACAACATGTTACTGAGTGTCTTCTTTCTTACAG GTGCTTTGGCTGCTTGTCCTGATTATTCACACCTCTTCATTACTGCACCGCTGGAGATGGAAGCACTGAGTGGATCTTGTTTGCAAATCCCGTGTAACTTTAGTGGTCTACCGAGACAAACATTTGACAGCAGGAGAACAACCTTTGGAATGTGGATTAAAAATGACCACAATTTTCCACGCTATCcaagaaatgtgattttcaaCAGTAGTCAGACAGTTAACACCTATCCAATTAACATTACTGGAAACCTGAGTCAGAACAACTGCACCACTCTGTTTTCCAGTTTAAACACAACATATACAGACAAATACTTCTTCAGAATTGAAAGCAGTGAATTCAGGGCAACAGCTGTTTGTGATCCTGTTCAAATAACAGTCAAAG ATTCTCCTCCGAGCCCCAGAATTAAAATCTCAGGTgagctgaaggagaaggagTCTGTCACTATAACCTGCTCAGCTTTCACTCCCTGTCCACACTCCCCTCCTAAACTCACCTGGAATCTCCAACAAGACGCTCACAACAAAATAGAGGAAAACGCAAATCAAACCTTTACGACTAAAATCCAGACGACCATCACTCTGTCTGACCAGCAAGACGGATACAACATCACCTGTTCTTCCAGCTACTCTGTGAATGAAGGACAAAATGCTAAgtcagcagaggaaaaagtgaCTCTCAGTGTTTCAT atGCTCCCAAAGACACCTCAGTGAGGATCAGTCCATCAGGTTTGGTGTCACCAGGTAGCTGGGTGAACCTGACCTGCTCCAGCAGAGCCAAACCTGCTGCCAACTTCACCTGGTTCAAGATCAGCAAAGATGGACCCATGAAAGTATCTGAAGGAGACTTTTACAGCTTCAATGTGACAGATGGAGGAGTTTATCACTGTGTGGCCACAAATGATCTTGGTAATCAGACGTCAGAGATCGATCTTACTATTGAAG CAGATGGGTCTTTGAAGCTGGGGGCACTTCTTGGAGGAATCTTTGTGATCATCGTACTCATCTGCCtggttgtctgtgtgtg CACTCTCATGTTTTTCAAGCGGTCCAAGTCAACGCATCCAACTCCACAACAGACTGAG AGTCAAACAGGTGAAGAAAAGCCAgctaaaacagaagaagaacagatcCATTATGGAGAGATCAGCTTCTCCAAGCGGAGACCTGGACCATCCTCTGACTCAGCGCAGGACAGTGGACAGCAGCAGGATACGGTGTATGCACAGGTCAAAGCGTCCAAGCCAACAAACAGCTTAGCACAGACTGTGGACAGCCCAGAGGACCTGTATGCtacagtgaagaaaaaatga
- the pck2 gene encoding phosphoenolpyruvate carboxykinase [GTP], mitochondrial has product MSCLLLGVIRRQGGVGASVGVRSLASIPSLPPAVAEFVKGAVDECKPSGVHVVTGTPEETANILAGLEKDGMVKKLPKYENCWLARTDPKDVARVESKTVIVTKNQRDTIPIPAGGVKSQLGSWMSESDWQKAREERFPGCMAGRTMYVIPFSMGPVGSTLSKYGVQVTDSPYVVASMGIMTRMGTPVLKKLAEGVEFVRCQHSLGRPLPLRAPLVNSWPCNPDKVLISHLPDSRKIMSFGSGYGGNSLLGKKCFALRIASRIAKDEGWLAEHMLILGITNPQGVKRYVAAAFPSACGKTNLAMMKPALPGWKVECVGDDIAWMKFDSQGKLRAINPENGFFGVAPGTSDKTNPYAMATIARNTMFTNVGETSDGGVWWEGLDPPAAGITLTDWHGKTWKQGSSTLCAHPNSRFCAPAAQCPIIDPQWESEEGVPIDAIIFGGRRPEGVPLVYESFNWKHGVFVGAAMRSEATAAAEHKGKVIMHDPFAMRPFFGYNFGDYLAHWLSMESRKAPTHLPKIFHVNWFRKDPASGAFLWPGFGENARVLEWIFKRCGREREDEGAKKSIVGWLPEDGAIDTKGLGSKVDMGALFDVPKPFWQNETKELRAYFSQQVGADLPAQVDAELKALEDRVHN; this is encoded by the exons ATGTCGTGCCTTTTGCTGGGAGTTATACGAAG GCAGGGTGGCGTTGGGGCAAGTGTTGGGGTTCGGTCCCTGGCCTCCATCCCTTCGTTGCCCCCAGCGGTTGCAGAGTTTGTCAAGGGAGCAGTAGACGAGTGCAAGCCCAGCGGTGTGCATGTGGTGACGGGGACGCCAGAGGAAACGGCCAACATCCTAGCAGGCCTGGAGAAGGACGGGATGGTCAAGAAGCTTCCTAAATATGAGAACTG TTGGCTCGCACGTACAGACCCGAAGGACGTGGCTCGGGTGGAGAGCAAGACTGTAATTGTGACCAAGAACCAGAGGGACACCATTCCCATCCCTGCTGGAGGCGTAAAGAGCCAGTTGGGCAGCTGGATGAGTGAGTCAGACTGGCAGAAAGCCAGAGAGGAGCGCTTTCCTGGCTGCATGGCAG GTCGGACCATGTATGTGATTCCCTTTAGTATGGGTCCAGTGGGCTCAACTCTGTCCAAATATGGTGTCCAG GTGACCGACTCACCGTACGTTGTGGCCAGCATGGGCATCATGACACGAATGGGCACGCCTGTCCTGAAGAAACTGGCTGAAGGAGTGGAGTTTGTCCGCTGTCAGCACTCTTTGGGACGACCTCTACCACTCAGAG CCCCTCTGGTCAACTCATGGCCCTGTAACCCAGATAAGGTGCTGATATCTCACCTGCCTGACTCCAGGAAGATCATGTCCTTTGGCAGTGGCTATGGGGGAAACTCTCTGTTGGGGAAAAAGTGCTTCGCCCTCCGTATCGCCTCCCGCATTGCCAAGGATGAGGGCTGGCTGGCCGAGCACATGCTG atCCTGGGTATCACCAACCCTCAGGGAGTGAAGCGTTATGTCGCGGCGGCATTCCCCAGTGCCTGTGGTAAAACCAACTTGGCCATGATGAAACCAGCTCTGCCGGGCTGGAAGGTGGAGTGCGTAGGAGACGACATTGCGTGGATGAAGTTCGACAGCCAAG GTAAACTGAGAGCCATCAACCCAGAGAACGGTTTCTTCGGGGTGGCTCCCGGTACTTCAGACAAGACCAACCCCTATGCCATGGCCACCATCGCTAGAAACACCATGTTCACCAATGTTGGCGAGACCAGTGATGGAGGCGTGTGGTGGGAGGGTCTTGACCCCCCTGCAGCTGGCATCACACTCACAGACTGGCACGGCAAAACCTGGAAGCAAG GAAGCTCAACTCTATGCGCCCACCCCAACTCCCGCTTCTGTGCGCCGGCAGCTCAGTGTCCCATCATTGACCCCCAGTGGGAGAGTGAGGAGGGCGTTCCTATTGACGCCATCATCTTCGGTGGCAGGAGGCCAGAAG GAGTTCCTCTGGTCTACGAGTCTTTCAACTGGAAACATGGAGTGTTTGTTGGAGCCGCAATGAGGTCTGAGGCCACGGCAGCTGCTGAGCAtaaag GCAAGGTGATTATGCACGACCCCTTTGCCATGCGGCCGTTCTTCGGCTACAACTTTGGCGACTACCTCGCTCACTGGCTGAGCATGGAGAGCCGTAAGGCCCCCACTCATCTGCCCAAAATCTTCCACGTCAACTGGTTCAGGAAGGACCCTGCGTCTGGCGCCTTCCTCTGGCCCGGCTTCGGCGAAAACGCCCGCGTACTAGAGTGGATCTTCAAGCGCTGCGGCCGGGAGAGGGAGGACGAGGGTGCCAAGAAGAGCATTGTCGGCTGGCTGCCAGAAGATGGCGCCATTGATACTAAAGGTCTCGGCAGCAAGGTAGACATGGGTGCTCTGTTTGATGTGCCCAAGCCTTTCTGGCAGAATGAGACCAAGGAGTTGAGAGCATACTTTAGCCAGCAAGTTGGAGCTGACCTGCCGGCTCAGGTGGATGCCGAGCTGAAGGCACTGGAGGACAGGGTGCACAATTAA